One window of Mastacembelus armatus chromosome 20, fMasArm1.2, whole genome shotgun sequence genomic DNA carries:
- the LOC113121903 gene encoding guanine nucleotide-binding protein G(olf) subunit alpha-like has product MGCLGGKTDEERLDEKAKREANKKIEKQLQKERLAYKATHRLLLLGAGESGKSTIVKQMRILHIDGGFDPEEKTQKVLDIRKNVKDAIVAIVSAMSVLTPPVSLGNPENQFRVDYIKSIAALLDFEYTEEFFENTQKLWEDSGVRACFERSNEYQLIDCAQYFLDRLDPVRRTDYTPNDQDLLRCRVLTSGIFETRFQVDKVNFHMFDVGGQRDERRKWIQCFNDVTAIIFVAASSSYNMVIREDNSTNRLRESLDLFRSIWTNRFLKTISVILFLNKQDVLADKILAGKHKLEDYFPEYTNYQVAPEAVPDADEDPKVTRAKFFIRDEFLRISTASGDGKHHCYPHFTCAIDTENIRRVFNDCRDIIQRMHLRQYELL; this is encoded by the exons ATGGGCTGTCTGGGAGGGAAAACAGACGAAGAACGACTGGATGAAAAAGCGAAGAGAGAAGCAAACAAGAAGATCGAGAAACAACTGCAGAAAGAAAGACTCGCATATAAAGCTACAcacagactgctgctgctgg gtgcAGGAGAGTCAGGTAAAAGTACGATTGTGAAGCAGATGAGAATCCTTCATATCGACGGCGGCTTTGACCCAGA GGAAAAGACACAGAAGGTTCTGGACATCAGGAAGAACGTGAAGGACGCCATTGTG gccATTGTGTCAGCCATGAGTGTCCTGACTCCGCCTGTTTCCCTGGGAAACCCTGAAAACCAGTTCAGAGTCGACTACATCAAAAGCATCGCAGCCTTGCTGGACTTTGAGTACACAGAG gagTTCTTTGAAAATACCCAGAAGCTGTGGGAGGACAGCGGAGTGAGGGCATGTTTCGAACGCTCCAATGAATATCAGCTGATCGACTGTGCTCAGTA cttCCTGGACAGGTTGGACCCAGTCAGGAGGACGGACTACACCCCTAATGACCAG GATTTGTTGCGTTGCAGAGTTTTGACTTCAGGGATTTTTGAAACCAGGTTTCAGGTGGACAAAGTCAACTTCCA catgttCGACgtaggaggacagagagacgaACGCAGGAAGTGGATCCAGTGCTTCAATG ATGTGACCGCCATCATCTTTgtagcagccagcagcagctacaACATGGTGATCAGAGAGGACAACTCCACCAACCGACTACGGGAGTCTCTGGACCTCTTCAGATCCATCTGGACCAACAG gTTTCTGAAGACCATCTCTGTGATCCTGTTCCTGAACAAGCAGGACGTGCTGGCTGACAAGATTCTGGCTGGAAAACATAAACTGGAGGATTATTTCCCTGAATACACCAACTACCAAGTTGCTCCTGAGG ctgttCCAGATGCTGATGAAGACCCCAAAGTGACTCGAGCCAAGTTCTTCATCAGAGACGAGTTCCTG AGGATCAGCACGGCCAGCGGTGATGGGAAACATCACTGTTATCCTCACTTCACCTGCGCCATCGACACCGAGAACATCCGACGCGTCTTCAACGACTGTCGTGACATCATCCAGCGAATGCATCTGCGTCAGTATGAgctcctctga
- the zbtb14 gene encoding zinc finger and BTB domain-containing protein 14 gives MAETVKYVDDEHKSIFLKLLNEQRLEGEHCDIAVVVEDVKFRAHRCVLAACSNYFKKLFKKHEVDNSSVIEIDFIRSDIFEEVLNYMYTAKISVKKRDVNLMMSSGQILGIRFLDKLCSQKRDVSSEEKDKFPYDIVKMALPPEAQLAADSEVLGEHEDTSTTDDLVEASASQELDKSPSAALRVQEAILKELTNEDVHKVTCYDQDVVTEMEAEPKELGAEHHATQTLTFADSMGEVKDEQPPGWSTATTDMKFEYLLYGHREQLACQVCGKNFLDESRLRKHEKLHSAERPFACEICTKAFTTHAHLKEHLKIHTGFKPYRCEVCGKSFIRAPDLKKHERVHSNERPFACQMCDKAFKHKSHLKDHERRHRGEKPFVCPSCSKAFAKASDLKRHENNMHSERKQLNPLQSDTETLQAAAMAAEEQHLDNISCS, from the exons ATGGCGGAGACGGTGAAGTATGTGGATGACGAACACAAAAGCATCTTCCTGAAGCTGCTGAACGAGCAGCGGCTGGAGGGCGAACACTGCGATATTGCTGTTGTGGTTGAAGACGTAAAGTTCCGTGCTCACCGCTGTGTTCTTGCAGCCTGCTCCAACTACTTCAAAAAACTCTTCAAGAAGCACGAG GTGGACAACTCTTCGGTAATCGAGATCGACTTCATCCGCTCCGACATCTTCGAGGAGGTTCTGAACTACATGTACACAGCAAAGATCTCGGTCAAAAAGAGGGACGTCAacctgatgatgtcatcaggACAGATCCTTGGAATCCGTTTCCTTGACAAGCTCTGTTCCCAG AAACGAGACGTGTCCTCAGAGGAGAAAGACAAGTTTCCATATGACATCGTGAAGATGGCGTTGCCGCCGGAAGCTCAGCTAGCGGCTGATTCTGAG GTGCTCGGGGAGCACGAGGACACATCCACCACAGATGACCTTGTTGAGGCATCGGCTAGTCAGGAACTTGACAAGTCTCCCAGCGCAGCACTACGTGTCCAGGAAGCGATCCTTAAAGAGCTGACCAATGAGGATGTACACAAG GTGACCTGCTATGACCAGGATGTGGTGACGGAGATGGAGGCAGAGCCTAAAGAGCTGGGGGCGGAGCATCACGCCACTCAGACACTAACATTTGCCGACAGTATGGGGGAGGTGAAGGACGAGCAGCCCCCCGGCTGGTCGACAGCGACCACCGACATGAAGTTTGAATACCTGCTGTATGGACATCGCGAGCAACTCGCCTGCCAGGTGTGTGGGAAGAATTTCCTGGACGAGAGCAGGCTTAG GAAACATGAGAAGCTTCATTCGGCCGAGCGCCCATTTGCTTGTGAGATCTGCACCAAAGCTTTCACCACACACGCTCACCTCAAAG AACACCTGAAGATCCACACTGGCTTCAAACCATACCGGTGTGAGGTTTGTGGGAAATCGTTCATTCGAGCGCCAGACCTAAAAAAACATGAACGGGTTCACAGCAATGAGCGACCATTTGCCTGCCAGATGTGTGACAAG GCCTTTAAACACAAGTCTCACCTAAAGGACCATGAGAGAAGGCATAGAGGAGAAAAGCCGTTTGTCTGCCCATCCTGCAGCAAGGCCTTTGCCAAG GCATCGGATCTGAAGCGTCATGAGAACAATATGCACAGTGAGAGGAAACAGCTGAACCCCCTGCAGAGCGACACCGAGACACTGCAGGCAGCCGCCATGGCAGCTGAGGAGCAACATCTGGACAACATCAGCTGCTCTTAA
- the arhgap28 gene encoding rho GTPase-activating protein 28 isoform X2 — MLSSPPATSSSPVQPSHTVTSDPRHVTMETYWTEVQSIEEEKEGEEEEDEEDERKSMDEVELEEAWLTEAGLFSLVMGSAEDTDPLPAGALLSTLTRQQVATVKRRLDNYNETLRKRNRQPIRDVRDVFAQPDDNTADTNPSPQHTHNESPPTRYHMTTKTIRRNTHRVQPTRPALFFEDQLHEHPSPPPLTPSPIHTVSPPVTRSRRADWLQRDSPYSEGVVEHKQGGACWDCLCFHGDDNSDEPFAPVSPSQGLTCVDDLSSCDLIQLSFISHIELSTFLLALGIQTKRTRPPRRRTRDGGVFGIPLDSLLENDRKKFPGAKVPVVFQKLLTVLEQTGLQTEGILRVPGSAARLKHLRRELDRCGWGLDWSTVRPVEAAGLLKLFIRELPIPLLTHTHLSTYRCVLGISAVVHQVQALQLLSLLLPEAHRDVLGALLVFLRKVVSHQDQNRMSLWNVSMVMAPNLFAWRQRGNKRSVAKQREEMEEAVGGAHLIRLMIIHQDLLWTVPNFLLSQVRQMNQASNQKQSGLSRTRRLLRRKRDQNQVTELCEGVIRVHAPLHTKVSMAIQLDDQMKARDVTARFESENSPIQHLYEVGGNICERRLHPDCVLLDVYRINPHCDWLIKP; from the exons ATGTTGTCATCTCCCCCTGCCACCTCTTCCTCCCCTGTACAGCCCTCCCAcacagtgacctctgacccccgACATGTCACCATGGAGACCTACTGGACTGAGGTGCAGAGTattgaggaggagaaggagggagaagaggaggaggacgaggaggacgAGAGGAAGAGCATGGACG aggtggagctggaggaggcgTGGCTGACAGAAGCAGGGTTATTCTCCCTGGTGATGGGCTCAGCGGAGGACACAGATCCACTGCCGGCCGGGGCGCTGCTGTCCACGTTGACACGGCAACAGGTTGCCACGGTGAAGAGGAGGCTTGACAACTACAACGAGAcgctgaggaagagaaacaggcagccaatcagagacgTGCGGGATGTCTTCGCCCAG CCTGATGACAACACGGCAGACACAAACCCCTCCCCCCAACACACCCACAATGAGTCCCCGCCTACTCGATACCACATGACCACCAAGACCATCCGccgcaacacacacagag ttcAACCGACTCGTCCTGCATTGTTTTTTGAAGATCAACTGCACGAACACCCATCGCCTCCCCCCCTCACCCCTTCCCCTATTCACACAGTCTCGCCACCTGTTACTCGCTCCAGACGAGCTGATTGGCTGCAGCGGGACTCTCCATACTCAGAAGGCGTGGTCGAACACAAACAGGGTGGGGCCTGTTGGGACTGTCTGTGTTTCCATGGAGACGATAACAGTGATGAGCCT tttgcacctgtctctccctcccagGGTCTCACATGTGTAGACGACCTGTCATCATGTGACCTGATCCAGCTCAGCTTCATCTCTCACATAGAGCTCTCCACCTTCCTGCTCGCTCTGGGTATCCAAACTAAACGCACCCGCCCGCCACGCCGCAGGACCCGGG ATGGCGGAGTGTTCGGGATCCCGCTGGACTCGCTGCTCGAGAACGACAGGAAGAAATTTCCAGGAGCCAAAGTCCCTGTCGTCTTCCAGAAG TTGCTTACTGTTTTGGAGCAGACTGGACTGCAGACTGAAGGGATCCTCCGGGTGCCAGGATCCGCTGCCAGGCTGAAG CACCTGCGCAGAGAGTTAGACAGGTGTGGGTGGGGCCTGGACTGGTCCACAGTCCGACCAGTGGAGGCTGCAGGTCTGCTCAAGCTGTTCATCCGAGAGCTGCCAATACCACTGCTgacgcacacacacctgtccacCTACCGCTGCGTGCTTg GAATCTCTGCTGTGGTCCATCAGGTCCAGGCACTGCagcttctgtctctgctgttgcCTGAGGCCCACAGAGACGTACTGGGA GCCCTGCTAGTCTTTCTACGTAAAGTGGTCTCTCATCAGGACCAGAACCGGATGTCCCTGTGGAACGTCTCCATGGTGATGGCGCCCAACCTGTTTGCCTGGCGCCAGCGTGGCAACAAGCGCTCCGTTGCTAAACAAcgggaggagatggaggaggcgGTTGGCGGGGCTCACCTGATCCGGCTTATGATCATCCACCAGGACCTGCTGTGGACC GTCCCCAACTTCCTGCTGTCTCAGGTGAGACAGATGAACCAGGCATCCAATCAGAAACAGTCCGGACTGAGCAGGACCAGGAGACTGCTCAGGAGGAAGAGAGACCAGAACCAG GTCACAGAGCTGTGTGAAGGTGTGATCCGGGTCCATGCCCCCCTACACACCAAGGTCTCCATGGCGATACAACTTGATGACCAGATGAAAGCCAGAGACGTGACAGCTCGCTTTGAGAGCGAGAACAG TCCGATTCAGCATCTGTATGAAGTTGGAGGAAACATCT GTGAGCGTCGTCTCCATCCCGACTGTGTTTTATTGGATGTTTACAGGATCAATCCTCACTGTGACTGGCTGATCAAACCATGA
- the arhgap28 gene encoding rho GTPase-activating protein 28 isoform X1 — translation MSSQTKRRMLSSPPATSSSPVQPSHTVTSDPRHVTMETYWTEVQSIEEEKEGEEEEDEEDERKSMDEVELEEAWLTEAGLFSLVMGSAEDTDPLPAGALLSTLTRQQVATVKRRLDNYNETLRKRNRQPIRDVRDVFAQPDDNTADTNPSPQHTHNESPPTRYHMTTKTIRRNTHRVQPTRPALFFEDQLHEHPSPPPLTPSPIHTVSPPVTRSRRADWLQRDSPYSEGVVEHKQGGACWDCLCFHGDDNSDEPFAPVSPSQGLTCVDDLSSCDLIQLSFISHIELSTFLLALGIQTKRTRPPRRRTRDGGVFGIPLDSLLENDRKKFPGAKVPVVFQKLLTVLEQTGLQTEGILRVPGSAARLKHLRRELDRCGWGLDWSTVRPVEAAGLLKLFIRELPIPLLTHTHLSTYRCVLGISAVVHQVQALQLLSLLLPEAHRDVLGALLVFLRKVVSHQDQNRMSLWNVSMVMAPNLFAWRQRGNKRSVAKQREEMEEAVGGAHLIRLMIIHQDLLWTVPNFLLSQVRQMNQASNQKQSGLSRTRRLLRRKRDQNQVTELCEGVIRVHAPLHTKVSMAIQLDDQMKARDVTARFESENSPIQHLYEVGGNICERRLHPDCVLLDVYRINPHCDWLIKP, via the exons ATGAGCAGCCAGACCAAGCGGAG GATGTTGTCATCTCCCCCTGCCACCTCTTCCTCCCCTGTACAGCCCTCCCAcacagtgacctctgacccccgACATGTCACCATGGAGACCTACTGGACTGAGGTGCAGAGTattgaggaggagaaggagggagaagaggaggaggacgaggaggacgAGAGGAAGAGCATGGACG aggtggagctggaggaggcgTGGCTGACAGAAGCAGGGTTATTCTCCCTGGTGATGGGCTCAGCGGAGGACACAGATCCACTGCCGGCCGGGGCGCTGCTGTCCACGTTGACACGGCAACAGGTTGCCACGGTGAAGAGGAGGCTTGACAACTACAACGAGAcgctgaggaagagaaacaggcagccaatcagagacgTGCGGGATGTCTTCGCCCAG CCTGATGACAACACGGCAGACACAAACCCCTCCCCCCAACACACCCACAATGAGTCCCCGCCTACTCGATACCACATGACCACCAAGACCATCCGccgcaacacacacagag ttcAACCGACTCGTCCTGCATTGTTTTTTGAAGATCAACTGCACGAACACCCATCGCCTCCCCCCCTCACCCCTTCCCCTATTCACACAGTCTCGCCACCTGTTACTCGCTCCAGACGAGCTGATTGGCTGCAGCGGGACTCTCCATACTCAGAAGGCGTGGTCGAACACAAACAGGGTGGGGCCTGTTGGGACTGTCTGTGTTTCCATGGAGACGATAACAGTGATGAGCCT tttgcacctgtctctccctcccagGGTCTCACATGTGTAGACGACCTGTCATCATGTGACCTGATCCAGCTCAGCTTCATCTCTCACATAGAGCTCTCCACCTTCCTGCTCGCTCTGGGTATCCAAACTAAACGCACCCGCCCGCCACGCCGCAGGACCCGGG ATGGCGGAGTGTTCGGGATCCCGCTGGACTCGCTGCTCGAGAACGACAGGAAGAAATTTCCAGGAGCCAAAGTCCCTGTCGTCTTCCAGAAG TTGCTTACTGTTTTGGAGCAGACTGGACTGCAGACTGAAGGGATCCTCCGGGTGCCAGGATCCGCTGCCAGGCTGAAG CACCTGCGCAGAGAGTTAGACAGGTGTGGGTGGGGCCTGGACTGGTCCACAGTCCGACCAGTGGAGGCTGCAGGTCTGCTCAAGCTGTTCATCCGAGAGCTGCCAATACCACTGCTgacgcacacacacctgtccacCTACCGCTGCGTGCTTg GAATCTCTGCTGTGGTCCATCAGGTCCAGGCACTGCagcttctgtctctgctgttgcCTGAGGCCCACAGAGACGTACTGGGA GCCCTGCTAGTCTTTCTACGTAAAGTGGTCTCTCATCAGGACCAGAACCGGATGTCCCTGTGGAACGTCTCCATGGTGATGGCGCCCAACCTGTTTGCCTGGCGCCAGCGTGGCAACAAGCGCTCCGTTGCTAAACAAcgggaggagatggaggaggcgGTTGGCGGGGCTCACCTGATCCGGCTTATGATCATCCACCAGGACCTGCTGTGGACC GTCCCCAACTTCCTGCTGTCTCAGGTGAGACAGATGAACCAGGCATCCAATCAGAAACAGTCCGGACTGAGCAGGACCAGGAGACTGCTCAGGAGGAAGAGAGACCAGAACCAG GTCACAGAGCTGTGTGAAGGTGTGATCCGGGTCCATGCCCCCCTACACACCAAGGTCTCCATGGCGATACAACTTGATGACCAGATGAAAGCCAGAGACGTGACAGCTCGCTTTGAGAGCGAGAACAG TCCGATTCAGCATCTGTATGAAGTTGGAGGAAACATCT GTGAGCGTCGTCTCCATCCCGACTGTGTTTTATTGGATGTTTACAGGATCAATCCTCACTGTGACTGGCTGATCAAACCATGA
- the arhgap28 gene encoding rho GTPase-activating protein 28 isoform X3 — MSSQTKRRMLSSPPATSSSPVQPSHTVTSDPRHVTMETYWTEVQSIEEEKEGEEEEDEEDERKSMDEVELEEAWLTEAGLFSLVMGSAEDTDPLPAGALLSTLTRQQVATVKRRLDNYNETLRKRNRQPIRDVRDVFAQPDDNTADTNPSPQHTHNESPPTRYHMTTKTIRRNTHRVQPTRPALFFEDQLHEHPSPPPLTPSPIHTVSPPVTRSRRADWLQRDSPYSEGVVEHKQGGACWDCLCFHGDDNSDEPFAPVSPSQGLTCVDDLSSCDLIQLSFISHIELSTFLLALGIQTKRTRPPRRRTRDGGVFGIPLDSLLENDRKKFPGAKVPVVFQKLLTVLEQTGLQTEGILRVPGSAARLKHLRRELDRCGWGLDWSTVRPVEAAGLLKLFIRELPIPLLTHTHLSTYRCVLGISAVVHQVQALQLLSLLLPEAHRDVLGALLVFLRKVVSHQDQNRMSLWNVSMVMAPNLFAWRQRGNKRSVAKQREEMEEAVGGAHLIRLMIIHQDLLWTVPNFLLSQVRQMNQASNQKQSGLSRTRRLLRRKRDQNQVTELCEGVIRVHAPLHTKVSMAIQLDDQMKARDVTARFESENR; from the exons ATGAGCAGCCAGACCAAGCGGAG GATGTTGTCATCTCCCCCTGCCACCTCTTCCTCCCCTGTACAGCCCTCCCAcacagtgacctctgacccccgACATGTCACCATGGAGACCTACTGGACTGAGGTGCAGAGTattgaggaggagaaggagggagaagaggaggaggacgaggaggacgAGAGGAAGAGCATGGACG aggtggagctggaggaggcgTGGCTGACAGAAGCAGGGTTATTCTCCCTGGTGATGGGCTCAGCGGAGGACACAGATCCACTGCCGGCCGGGGCGCTGCTGTCCACGTTGACACGGCAACAGGTTGCCACGGTGAAGAGGAGGCTTGACAACTACAACGAGAcgctgaggaagagaaacaggcagccaatcagagacgTGCGGGATGTCTTCGCCCAG CCTGATGACAACACGGCAGACACAAACCCCTCCCCCCAACACACCCACAATGAGTCCCCGCCTACTCGATACCACATGACCACCAAGACCATCCGccgcaacacacacagag ttcAACCGACTCGTCCTGCATTGTTTTTTGAAGATCAACTGCACGAACACCCATCGCCTCCCCCCCTCACCCCTTCCCCTATTCACACAGTCTCGCCACCTGTTACTCGCTCCAGACGAGCTGATTGGCTGCAGCGGGACTCTCCATACTCAGAAGGCGTGGTCGAACACAAACAGGGTGGGGCCTGTTGGGACTGTCTGTGTTTCCATGGAGACGATAACAGTGATGAGCCT tttgcacctgtctctccctcccagGGTCTCACATGTGTAGACGACCTGTCATCATGTGACCTGATCCAGCTCAGCTTCATCTCTCACATAGAGCTCTCCACCTTCCTGCTCGCTCTGGGTATCCAAACTAAACGCACCCGCCCGCCACGCCGCAGGACCCGGG ATGGCGGAGTGTTCGGGATCCCGCTGGACTCGCTGCTCGAGAACGACAGGAAGAAATTTCCAGGAGCCAAAGTCCCTGTCGTCTTCCAGAAG TTGCTTACTGTTTTGGAGCAGACTGGACTGCAGACTGAAGGGATCCTCCGGGTGCCAGGATCCGCTGCCAGGCTGAAG CACCTGCGCAGAGAGTTAGACAGGTGTGGGTGGGGCCTGGACTGGTCCACAGTCCGACCAGTGGAGGCTGCAGGTCTGCTCAAGCTGTTCATCCGAGAGCTGCCAATACCACTGCTgacgcacacacacctgtccacCTACCGCTGCGTGCTTg GAATCTCTGCTGTGGTCCATCAGGTCCAGGCACTGCagcttctgtctctgctgttgcCTGAGGCCCACAGAGACGTACTGGGA GCCCTGCTAGTCTTTCTACGTAAAGTGGTCTCTCATCAGGACCAGAACCGGATGTCCCTGTGGAACGTCTCCATGGTGATGGCGCCCAACCTGTTTGCCTGGCGCCAGCGTGGCAACAAGCGCTCCGTTGCTAAACAAcgggaggagatggaggaggcgGTTGGCGGGGCTCACCTGATCCGGCTTATGATCATCCACCAGGACCTGCTGTGGACC GTCCCCAACTTCCTGCTGTCTCAGGTGAGACAGATGAACCAGGCATCCAATCAGAAACAGTCCGGACTGAGCAGGACCAGGAGACTGCTCAGGAGGAAGAGAGACCAGAACCAG GTCACAGAGCTGTGTGAAGGTGTGATCCGGGTCCATGCCCCCCTACACACCAAGGTCTCCATGGCGATACAACTTGATGACCAGATGAAAGCCAGAGACGTGACAGCTCGCTTTGAGAGCGAGAACAG GTGA